One genomic segment of Polynucleobacter sp. MWH-UH2A includes these proteins:
- a CDS encoding diacylglycerol kinase — MTHPYHIDQNPHKGNRGLVRAVRAAKNSWCGLVYAFQEESAFRQELTLLVLLTPVALALSISYLEKALLISSLLMVLAIELLNSSVEAAIDRISFEHHDLSKRAKDFGSAAVMLALLIALLIWLAICMPVFLQN; from the coding sequence ATGACTCACCCTTATCACATTGACCAGAATCCCCATAAAGGGAATCGTGGTCTTGTAAGGGCGGTACGTGCAGCCAAAAACTCATGGTGTGGTCTAGTTTATGCATTTCAAGAAGAGAGCGCATTTAGACAGGAGCTCACTCTTCTTGTACTGCTGACTCCAGTTGCACTAGCGCTATCAATTAGCTATTTAGAGAAGGCCTTGCTGATTAGCTCCTTGTTAATGGTGCTCGCTATTGAATTACTCAATTCCAGTGTAGAGGCAGCGATTGATCGCATTTCTTTCGAGCATCACGATTTATCGAAAAGAGCCAAAGACTTTGGCAGTGCCGCAGTAATGCTAGCCCTATTGATTGCTTTACTCATCTGGCTTGCCATTTGTATGCCCGTATTTCTACAGAACTAA
- a CDS encoding Ppx/GppA phosphatase family protein, protein MNLSIANQEQEFVAAVDLGSNSLRLLVAQVIDTPSGTQLRPIDTLRETVRLAAGLTEGKILGNDAYQRGLVAIRRFGERIRGFNPANVRAVATNTLRVAKNAAQFVADAEKVLGFPIEVIAGVEEARLIYIGAAHEVQAVPGNRLVVDIGGGSTEFVIGKGYEPKQMESLYIGCVSHSMRFFPKGNIDAHAFKEAELAARREIQVISGAYLKSGWDQVIGSSGAARALAELIADNQLGEHGDSLSMGRINGASSLITRDGLKNLKKHLLKYEHVNQVELIGLKDDRRAVWPGGLAIMLAVFDELNIESMEVTDAALRLGVLYDLLGRSQHHDMRYVTVEQFMQRYAVDREQANRVGKLSAEFLAQLPEPNVESRSDNIALLQWAANLHEIGLSISHNGYHKHSAYIAGYADMPGFSKNDQARLAALLLGHTGKLGKLANNLAFNDWRMLFCLRLAHVLNRGRSDLIQPQVKVSETKGSFAVEISKDWAKSHPLTEFSLQKEAAEWERVGRSFKIISK, encoded by the coding sequence GTGAATTTATCCATCGCTAATCAGGAGCAAGAATTTGTTGCTGCAGTTGATCTCGGATCAAATAGTTTGAGGTTGCTGGTCGCCCAGGTTATTGACACACCATCCGGAACGCAATTGAGGCCCATCGATACTTTACGTGAAACGGTCCGTTTGGCTGCAGGTTTGACTGAAGGTAAGATTCTTGGGAATGACGCTTATCAACGAGGGTTGGTAGCGATTCGCCGTTTCGGTGAGCGTATTCGTGGATTTAACCCAGCCAATGTGAGGGCTGTTGCAACCAATACTTTGAGGGTTGCAAAGAATGCAGCTCAATTTGTGGCGGACGCTGAAAAAGTTCTAGGTTTTCCGATAGAAGTGATTGCAGGTGTAGAAGAAGCGCGACTCATTTATATTGGTGCGGCTCATGAAGTCCAGGCAGTGCCAGGCAATAGATTGGTTGTGGATATTGGCGGTGGATCAACTGAGTTTGTTATTGGTAAAGGATACGAGCCAAAGCAAATGGAGAGCCTTTACATCGGCTGTGTCTCTCATAGTATGCGATTTTTTCCTAAAGGTAATATTGATGCCCATGCATTTAAAGAAGCGGAATTAGCCGCGCGCCGTGAAATACAGGTTATTTCAGGCGCGTACTTAAAGAGTGGTTGGGATCAAGTGATCGGATCCTCCGGAGCTGCTAGGGCACTTGCCGAATTAATTGCTGACAATCAATTGGGTGAGCATGGCGATAGCTTAAGTATGGGGCGCATTAATGGCGCAAGTAGCTTGATCACACGTGATGGATTAAAAAATCTCAAGAAGCACTTGCTGAAGTATGAACACGTGAATCAAGTGGAGTTAATCGGCCTCAAGGATGATCGTAGAGCAGTTTGGCCAGGTGGTTTGGCGATCATGTTGGCGGTGTTTGATGAATTGAATATTGAAAGCATGGAAGTAACCGATGCCGCCCTAAGGCTGGGGGTGCTCTATGACCTATTGGGTCGATCCCAGCATCACGATATGCGCTATGTGACGGTTGAGCAATTTATGCAGCGTTATGCGGTGGATCGCGAGCAAGCCAACAGAGTTGGTAAGTTATCTGCAGAGTTCTTGGCGCAACTACCTGAGCCTAATGTAGAGAGTAGATCTGACAATATCGCTTTATTGCAATGGGCAGCCAATTTGCACGAAATAGGTTTGTCAATCTCTCATAATGGATATCACAAGCATTCGGCATATATTGCTGGGTATGCCGATATGCCAGGTTTCTCTAAAAATGATCAGGCTCGTCTAGCTGCTTTGCTGTTGGGTCACACCGGCAAATTAGGCAAGCTCGCAAACAATTTGGCATTCAATGACTGGCGCATGCTTTTCTGTTTGCGTTTAGCGCATGTATTAAATCGGGGTAGAAGCGATCTCATCCAGCCTCAAGTTAAAGTCTCTGAGACTAAAGGCTCATTTGCGGTAGAGATTTCTAAAGATTGGGCTAAAAGCCATCCGCTGACCGAGTTTAGTTTGCAGAAAGAGGCGGCCGAGTGGGAACGTGTAGGCCGCTCATTCAAGATCATCTCAAAATAA
- the phoB gene encoding phosphate regulon transcriptional regulator PhoB has protein sequence MSQSTQQILIIEDEPSIAELIAVNLTHAGYAVSRAMQSDEALSMLTTQAPDLIVLDWMLPGKSGVQFAKELRANEKYKDIPILMLTAKGEEVDKVTGLDAGADDYVTKPFSPKELIARVKALLRRYSVASEEGPLIVGPMSLDAITHRIAIHWPNQDVKNLALGPTEFRLLNFLMANPERVHSRANLLDHVWGNEAYIEERTVDVHVKRLRAALAPFDCDQFIETVRGSGYRITKTPLSQ, from the coding sequence ATGAGTCAGTCGACCCAGCAAATACTCATTATTGAGGATGAGCCATCTATTGCCGAGTTAATTGCGGTGAACCTAACGCATGCGGGTTATGCGGTAAGTAGGGCGATGCAGTCGGATGAAGCATTATCCATGCTGACTACTCAAGCACCTGATTTGATCGTGCTCGATTGGATGTTGCCCGGTAAATCCGGTGTCCAATTTGCTAAAGAGCTCCGTGCAAATGAAAAGTACAAAGATATCCCAATTTTGATGTTAACCGCCAAGGGCGAAGAGGTTGATAAAGTGACTGGCTTAGATGCTGGTGCCGATGATTATGTGACAAAGCCTTTTTCACCCAAAGAGTTGATTGCCAGAGTAAAAGCGCTTTTAAGAAGATATTCAGTGGCATCAGAAGAAGGGCCATTAATTGTGGGCCCCATGAGTCTTGATGCCATCACGCATCGAATTGCTATTCACTGGCCCAATCAGGACGTTAAAAATTTAGCTTTGGGTCCTACGGAATTTCGGCTCCTGAATTTCCTCATGGCCAATCCAGAACGGGTGCACTCAAGAGCCAATTTGCTTGATCATGTATGGGGTAACGAGGCATATATTGAGGAGCGGACGGTAGACGTTCATGTGAAACGACTCAGAGCAGCGCTAGCCCCATTTGATTGTGATCAGTTTATTGAAACTGTTCGGGGCAGTGGATACCGTATTACCAAAACACCACTTTCCCAATAA
- a CDS encoding glycosyltransferase family 1 protein, with amino-acid sequence MKIMIITDAWDPQVNGVVRTLKQTCAELTAMGHEVRMITPTGFKSIPCPTYPDIALSLFPGKEVARRIKEFAPDAMHIATEGPLGLSARSYAVKNNFPFSTAYHTRFPEYVKARTGIPLTITYAFIRWFHGPSMAVMAPTIVVKEDLEKYGLNNVVLWSRGVDLDIFKMQESKALNTAHPIFLYVGRVAIEKNINAFLEIDLPGSKWVVGDGPAMAGIKEKYPDINYLGVLQQHELAKVYAAADVFVFPSKTDTFGLVLLEAMACGTPVAAYPVTGPIDVLGNSKAGAMHDDLREACIEALKIPREVARAHAEKFSWRAASEQFAMHLKPVPSPEVHVTALA; translated from the coding sequence ATGAAAATAATGATCATCACGGATGCATGGGATCCGCAAGTGAATGGTGTAGTACGCACTCTAAAACAAACTTGCGCCGAACTCACCGCCATGGGCCATGAAGTGAGAATGATTACACCGACTGGATTTAAATCTATTCCATGCCCAACCTACCCTGATATTGCCTTGTCCTTATTTCCAGGAAAGGAAGTGGCGCGACGCATTAAAGAATTTGCCCCTGATGCTATGCACATCGCTACTGAAGGCCCACTAGGCTTATCCGCCAGATCTTATGCTGTTAAAAATAATTTCCCTTTCTCAACTGCATATCACACTCGCTTTCCAGAGTATGTAAAAGCACGTACCGGAATACCGCTGACTATTACCTATGCATTCATTCGCTGGTTCCATGGCCCCTCTATGGCCGTTATGGCACCCACCATTGTGGTTAAAGAAGACTTAGAAAAATATGGTCTCAATAATGTGGTGCTATGGTCACGTGGTGTCGACTTAGATATCTTCAAAATGCAAGAATCAAAGGCGCTGAATACAGCGCACCCAATCTTTCTTTATGTAGGTCGAGTTGCCATTGAAAAAAATATCAATGCCTTTTTAGAAATCGATTTACCAGGTTCGAAGTGGGTAGTAGGAGACGGTCCAGCCATGGCTGGCATAAAAGAAAAGTACCCAGATATCAATTATCTAGGCGTATTACAGCAACATGAGTTAGCAAAAGTCTATGCTGCGGCAGATGTATTTGTATTTCCGAGCAAGACAGACACCTTTGGTTTGGTACTACTTGAGGCTATGGCTTGCGGCACACCAGTTGCAGCCTATCCTGTAACCGGCCCTATCGATGTGCTAGGAAACTCAAAAGCTGGGGCTATGCATGATGATTTGCGTGAGGCTTGTATAGAGGCACTCAAGATTCCGCGTGAAGTTGCCCGTGCACATGCAGAAAAGTTCTCTTGGAGAGCAGCCTCAGAACAGTTTGCGATGCACTTAAAACCCGTTCCCTCGCCTGAGGTGCATGTGACAGCGCTTGCTTAA
- the phoR gene encoding phosphate regulon sensor histidine kinase PhoR, whose product MLAVITRYLTILAVAILFAWLANGFWGQYAAFVAGLGVLSVPLIYAYFNLARLQKFILLNRVEALPAASGLWGEVFSRLERLVRNMKGQVRNIEKQHERFIQAFQASPNGIIMLDDQDQIEWCNSIAEHFFGLNFKSDALQKINFLIRRPEFIRYLNDRLFDEPLLIEQMGPSANLSLLLQAFPFAENRRLLLVQDVTDLRKAEAMRRDFVANVSHEMRTPLTVMMGFLETVQTLDLEEAQKEQYLEMMMTQARRMKNLVEDLLTLANLEANTLPAPNQKVQMSTIFALLKNDAEALSQSKHALKFTTDNDLNILGDERELLSAFGNLVSNAVRYTPEGGKIDVSWSVSDQGQGVFAVKDSGPGIPAEHLPRLTERFYRVDRSRSRETGGTGLGLAIVKHIANRHQAQLLIESTPGNGSTFKLIFPLDRLISS is encoded by the coding sequence ATGTTGGCTGTAATTACCCGATATCTCACTATTTTGGCGGTTGCGATTCTATTCGCATGGCTTGCTAACGGCTTTTGGGGGCAATACGCTGCTTTTGTAGCTGGCTTAGGTGTTTTATCGGTACCCCTTATCTATGCCTACTTTAATTTGGCAAGACTTCAAAAGTTTATTTTGCTAAATCGCGTAGAGGCGCTGCCTGCTGCTAGCGGATTGTGGGGAGAAGTTTTCTCTCGTCTTGAAAGATTGGTCCGCAATATGAAGGGCCAGGTTCGCAATATTGAGAAGCAGCACGAGCGCTTTATTCAAGCATTTCAGGCATCCCCAAATGGAATCATCATGCTGGATGACCAGGATCAAATTGAATGGTGCAATTCGATTGCTGAACATTTCTTCGGCCTGAACTTTAAGAGTGATGCCTTACAAAAAATCAATTTTCTCATTAGAAGACCAGAATTTATTCGCTATTTAAATGATCGATTGTTTGATGAGCCATTGCTCATTGAGCAAATGGGGCCATCAGCCAATCTATCTCTATTGCTCCAGGCTTTTCCATTTGCCGAGAATCGCCGTTTATTGCTAGTTCAAGATGTAACAGATTTGCGTAAAGCTGAAGCAATGCGCCGGGACTTCGTTGCTAATGTCTCTCATGAAATGCGCACTCCGCTCACCGTCATGATGGGATTTTTGGAGACTGTGCAGACTTTAGATCTAGAGGAGGCTCAAAAAGAGCAATACCTTGAGATGATGATGACTCAAGCAAGGCGTATGAAAAACCTTGTAGAGGACTTATTGACTTTGGCGAACTTAGAAGCAAATACCTTGCCAGCACCAAATCAAAAGGTGCAAATGAGCACTATCTTTGCCTTATTAAAAAATGATGCTGAGGCTTTATCTCAGTCTAAGCATGCTTTGAAATTCACTACAGATAATGATCTCAATATTCTGGGTGATGAGCGTGAGTTGCTTTCTGCATTTGGCAATTTAGTATCTAACGCTGTTCGGTATACCCCTGAAGGCGGAAAAATTGATGTCAGTTGGTCTGTTTCAGACCAGGGTCAAGGAGTATTTGCGGTAAAAGACAGTGGTCCAGGGATTCCCGCTGAACATTTGCCGCGCTTAACCGAGCGCTTTTATCGCGTTGATCGCAGTCGCTCTCGCGAGACTGGTGGTACAGGACTTGGCTTGGCAATTGTCAAACACATTGCAAATCGACATCAGGCGCAACTGTTAATAGAGAGTACTCCTGGAAATGGCAGTACTTTTAAGCTCATTTTTCCGTTGGATAGACTTATTTCTTCTTAA
- a CDS encoding UDP-2,3-diacylglucosamine diphosphatase encodes MYYKAIWISDVHLGTSGCQANYLLDFLKHNEAEKFYLVGDIIDGWRLKKSFYWPQSHNDVVQKLLRKARKGAEVIYVPGNHDESARQFFGLSFGDVKVVEEVIHTTANGKRLWVTHGDQFDGVMQYAKWLAYVGDSLYSFILHVNRYFNMLRVKMGLQYWSLSQYLKHQVKNAVSYIADFEHLMAREARLRGCDGVVCGHIHKAEIREIDGLLYCNDGDWVESLTALVETHTGELKIIHWPHIKGEPVESTEFTFQPAIDSLLKEAV; translated from the coding sequence ATGTATTACAAAGCCATCTGGATATCAGACGTACACCTTGGAACATCCGGGTGTCAGGCAAATTATCTTCTGGATTTTCTGAAGCACAATGAAGCCGAGAAATTCTATTTAGTGGGCGACATTATTGATGGCTGGAGACTCAAAAAATCTTTTTACTGGCCTCAGTCTCATAACGATGTAGTTCAGAAGCTGCTACGTAAGGCTCGTAAGGGTGCAGAAGTTATTTATGTGCCAGGCAATCATGACGAGAGTGCCCGTCAATTTTTTGGACTCTCTTTTGGCGACGTTAAAGTAGTTGAAGAGGTAATTCACACTACCGCCAATGGCAAAAGACTATGGGTAACCCATGGCGATCAATTTGATGGTGTTATGCAATATGCCAAATGGCTTGCCTATGTGGGTGACAGCCTTTATTCCTTCATTTTGCACGTCAATAGATACTTCAACATGTTGCGCGTCAAGATGGGCTTGCAGTACTGGTCCTTATCCCAATATCTCAAACATCAAGTCAAAAATGCTGTAAGTTACATCGCCGATTTTGAACACCTCATGGCTAGAGAAGCACGCCTACGCGGTTGCGATGGCGTAGTTTGTGGGCATATTCATAAAGCAGAAATTCGTGAAATCGATGGTCTGCTGTACTGCAATGATGGCGATTGGGTTGAGAGCCTTACTGCTTTAGTAGAAACCCACACTGGCGAACTCAAAATTATTCACTGGCCCCACATTAAAGGTGAGCCAGTCGAGTCAACTGAATTTACCTTCCAACCCGCAATTGATTCCTTATTAAAAGAGGCTGTGTAA
- a CDS encoding GNAT family N-acetyltransferase produces the protein MSDIPNPIGAFDIFSRKKVKVLKAKNTHPFQKFSKKIARKLFGKKFATKSRVQIESPELKKAPQALKDKKPALQIIWASNATEIKEAQRLRYKVFAEEMGANLPFNPNGLDVDEFDAYCDHLLIRDQDTLKVVGTYRVLPPHKAKELGRLYSDSEFDLSRLNHLRPKLVELGRSCVHQDYRSGAVIMALWSGLAQYMQKHGYEIMLGCASIPMADGGHFAASLYNSLDKNQIAPTEFHAFPKLPLPLEKLNGGLDVQPPPLIKGYLKLGAKICSSPAWDPDFNTADVLTMLRLSEINPRYAKHFLGI, from the coding sequence ATGTCTGACATACCCAATCCAATCGGTGCTTTTGATATTTTTTCAAGGAAAAAAGTTAAGGTACTGAAGGCAAAAAACACACACCCATTCCAAAAATTTTCCAAAAAAATTGCCAGAAAATTATTTGGCAAAAAATTTGCCACAAAGTCCAGGGTACAAATTGAGAGCCCTGAGCTTAAGAAAGCCCCCCAGGCCTTAAAGGATAAAAAACCAGCGCTCCAAATTATTTGGGCAAGTAATGCTACGGAAATTAAAGAAGCGCAACGTTTGCGTTACAAAGTATTTGCCGAAGAAATGGGAGCAAATTTACCCTTCAATCCAAATGGCTTAGATGTTGATGAGTTTGATGCCTATTGTGATCATTTACTCATTCGCGATCAAGATACCCTAAAGGTAGTTGGCACCTATCGAGTGCTACCGCCCCATAAAGCAAAAGAATTAGGGAGGCTTTACTCTGACTCCGAATTTGACTTATCTCGCCTCAATCACCTTCGCCCTAAATTAGTTGAATTGGGAAGATCATGCGTACATCAAGACTATCGTTCGGGCGCTGTAATTATGGCGCTCTGGAGCGGCCTAGCACAATACATGCAAAAACATGGTTACGAGATCATGCTAGGTTGCGCCAGCATTCCAATGGCTGATGGTGGGCACTTTGCCGCAAGCCTTTATAACTCTTTAGACAAAAATCAAATTGCACCGACCGAGTTTCATGCATTCCCAAAACTTCCCTTACCGCTTGAGAAATTGAATGGCGGATTAGATGTACAGCCACCCCCACTTATTAAAGGCTACTTGAAATTAGGCGCAAAAATTTGTAGCTCCCCAGCCTGGGATCCTGACTTTAACACTGCAGATGTTTTAACTATGCTACGTCTTTCGGAAATTAACCCTCGTTACGCCAAGCATTTTTTGGGTATTTGA